The sequence AACCTGCCATAAAGGCCTTTCCTTCTCCGGTGATGATGATCGCCCGAATATTCGGATCGGCGTCCAGGTCATCGACGCACGCCGTCATCTTTTCGAACAACTCCACGCTGAAAATGTTAAGCCCCTTGTCCGAAGATAGCGTCATAATCCCCACGGGTCCTTGCTTTTGTACCGTTACATCTGTCATTTTAAATATTCCCCTTTCCCTTACTCTTTATTTTTCCGGTTGCGCAGCTCTTTGAGCAATGCCGGTATGATTTCCATAGCATCTCCCACAATCCCGTAATCCGCCGTTTTGAAAATCGGCGCATTCGGATCCGTATTGATGGCGATAACCGTTTTTGCCGAAGACACTCCCGTCATGTGCTGAATCGCACCGGAGATTCCGCAGGCGATATAAATATCCGCCTTGATACTCGCGCCCGTTTGTCCTACCATATGTTCATGGGAAATCCATCCCAGGTCTGTCGGCGGGCGGGATGACGCGGCGGCGCCGCCCAGCTCCCCCGCCAGTTCGCGAATCAGCTCAAACTGCTTTGCTCCGCCCATGCCTCTGCCGCCGGCAACAATAATTTTTGCTTTTTCCAGGCCGCAATTTCCCTCCTGCTCCTTACGTACCGACCCTATCAGCGCGGTGCGCGAAGATTTTTGCGGAACCGTTTCCCTGATAACCGCGCATTCTCTTTTGTTTTCCTCCATCCGGCGGAAAACCCCCGCGCGTACCGTCGCCATCTGCGGCCGGCGCTGCGGACATACAATGGTCGCCAGCAAATTGCCACCGAACGCAGGACATATAAAGCGGGTCACCTTTTCGTCTCCCGCCTTTATATCGATACAGTCAGCCGTCAGCCCCGTTTTAAGCCGTGCGGCAACTCGCGGCGCAAGATCCCTGCCGTTGTCGCTCGCACCGATGAGGATCGTATTCGGCCGGTATTTCTCCGCTAAAATACAAAACGCATCCGTAAAGGCTTCCGTATGGTATTCCCCGTATCCGCTTCCTTCAACGGCGATAACAATATCCGCACCCTGGGAGGCCGCACACGCTATCATTGCGGATGTGATTTGCCCGCCGA comes from Christensenellaceae bacterium and encodes:
- the etfA2_2 gene encoding electron transfer flavoprotein subunit alpha; protein product: MTKERLQCKNIWVYLEQDHGQLEKAGLELFAPARALADAYHEDVVAVLIGGQITSAMIACAASQGADIVIAVEGSGYGEYHTEAFTDAFCILAEKYRPNTILIGASDNGRDLAPRVAARLKTGLTADCIDIKAGDEKVTRFICPAFGGNLLATIVCPQRRPQMATVRAGVFRRMEENKRECAVIRETVPQKSSRTALIGSVRKEQEGNCGLEKAKIIVAGGRGMGGAKQFELIRELAGELGGAAASSRPPTDLGWISHEHMVGQTGASIKADIYIACGISGAIQHMTGVSSAKTVIAINTDPNAPIFKTADYGIVGDAMEIIPALLKELRNRKNKE